CGATCAGCGCCTGGCGGATGATCGCGGCGGCACCTGCGTCGACGCCCCAGGTCGGCTGGTTGACGACCAGCACCGCCGGCGTGCGCAGGATCTCGCGGCCGACGACGAACTTCTGCAGATTGCCGCCGGACAGGCTCGCCGCTTCCGGATCGCGCTTGGCCTTGCGGACATCGAACGTCTCGGTCGTCAGATCGACCGTCCGCAATGTCGCTGCGGCGTTGATGAAGCCGTGCCGGACCATGTCGCCCGCGGCGTGCCCGGTCAGTAGCGCATTCTCGGACAACCTCATCCGCGGCGCGGTGCCATGCCCAAGCCGCTCCTCCGGCACGAACGCCGCGCCCATCTTGCGGCGCTCGGTGATCGAGAGATTGCCGCAGGCGAGGCCGTCGATGATGATCGCGCCGGGCTCTTTGACGAGGCGTTCGCCGGACAACGCAGCAAACAGCTCGTCCTGGCCGTTGCCGGCGACACCGGCGATGCCGAGGATCTCGCCGCCCTTCAGCTCGAAGGAAATGTTCTTGAGGCCCACGCCATGCAGCTCGCTGGGGGCGAGGGTGAGATCATTGACGACCAGACGCGGCACGGTGGTGCGCCGCTCGGCCGGCGGCTTCACGTCCTTGATCTCGGTCCCCACCATCATGCGCGCCAGCGAGGCAGCCGTCTCCAGCTTCGGATTGCAGGTCGCGACCTTCCTGCCGCCGCGCAGGATGGTGGCAGTGTCGCACAGCCGCTTCACCTCTTCGAGCTTGTGGCTGATGTAGAGGATGGCGCGGCCTTCTGCTTTCAGTCGCTCGAGCACGACGAACAACTGGTCGGCCTCCTGCGGCGTCAACACGGCGGTGGGCTCGTCCAGGATGAGGAATTTCGGATTCTGCATGAGCGCGCGCACGATCTCGATGCGCTGCCGCTCGCCCACCGACAGTTGCCAGACTTCGCGCTTCGGATCGAGCGGCAGTCCGTAGTCGCGCGCGACGTCCGCGAGCCGCGCCGACATGGCCTTGAATGGCTCCTTGCCATCGAGCCCGAGCGCCACGTTCTCAGCCACCGTGAGGTTGTCGAACAGGGAGAAATGCTGAAATACCATGCCGATGCCGAGGGATCGCGCTTCCGCGGGACCGGACAGCGTGATGGGCACACCCTGCCAGCGCAGCTCACCGGCGCTCGGCTGCACCAGTCCGTAGATCGTCTTCACCAGCGTCGACTTCCCGGCGCCGTTCTCGCCGAGCAAGGCGTGAATCTCGCGTGGCCGGATCTCGATGTCGATCTTGTCGTTGGCAACGAAGTCGCCATAGCGCTTGGTCAATCCGATCGTCTGCAGGAGCGGAGGCGTAGGGTTCGGATCGGCCGGCGCGGGGTCAGGCATTTGCTGCGTCATGGGGCAGGGGAATGAAGCTGCCTCAATTGTGATCTAATTTGCCGCGGCGCGTAAGAGGCGAAAAGCGCCATCGTCTGCCCAACTCTTGTCCAAGCGTCCATCGCGCCGCGTTCGGCGAATGCAGTGCGCCAGCGGTTGCAGGCATCACGTCCCGCAATCGGTCGAGCGGAGCGAACGATAAAGTTCTGTGGCAGTTTTGAGACACCGGCCGGAAATCGATCCGCCCGCAGCACGTTGCCCGTTGGATGAGCAGCGTCATCCCATGCGCGTCCAGGGGCGCGCTTGCGCTCGCGCGTTGCCGCGAACGCGCGCGGAAGGCCAGGCGGGGCTTTTCGGAAAAACTTCAGCAATGTGAAGCCGCAAGATCGGGGTCTAGGAGCGTCGTGGCCGCGGCCAATCGTCCCATGCCCAAGCTCGCGACCGATGTCGTCGCCGCTGCAATACGGCGGAACCTTGATCAAACTGCGGGCAAGTCCTGGAGAAAGTTGAGGCTTCTCCCACCCGTGGAACGGCGCAACTGTGCATGCAAGTCGGGAATCGGCGCTTGTCAACTGGGGGTGTTCTGAATGTCGTTACGTCAAACAATCGCGGCGGTCGTCGCAATGGGCGCGGCAGCGCTGACGTCGGTCGGTGCAGCGGGGGCCGCTGACCTGCCCGCCAAGGCGATCGCGAAGAAGGCGCCGGCCGAGGTGCCGTTCTTCCTCGTCGTCGACAATCGCGTCAGCTACTCCTATATCTTCGATGCCAGCCAGCCTGGTGCATGGAGTGTCAACGGCAACGGCACATTCAACGCCAAGACCGCCAAGCAGGTCTACTCGTTCACCCATTTCGACGTCTGGGGTTACGGCACCAACTTCTTCACGATCTCGCTGTTCAAGTCGGACCACAACGACCCCGCTGGGCCTTGCACGCAGACCGGCGGGATCGTGTCGCCCAACGCAGGTTTCGCCTTCACGCCGGCGAGCTGTGCCGGTGCGACCGAGATCTACGGACTGTTCCGCTCGACCTTCGGCTGGAACCAGATCTTCAACACCAAGGCCTTCACGATGGGCCCGCTGCAGAACATTTCGTTCGAGGTGGGCATGGATGCCAATACCGAGAACCGCTATTTCGGGGCCGCCAAACGCGACGTGGTTGCCGGCCTGCAGTTCGCGTTCAACCTGCCCTACAAGGGCTATTTCAACGTCGCTCCCCTGATGTATTGGGAGTTCGCCAACCACAATTCGTTCTCGCAGTGCGGGGCCGGCTGGTCGAACCCCTGCATCAATGACGGCAATACCTCGTTCAAGCCGACCTGGGCCGTCGAGACCAACTACTACATGGATCTCGGTTTCCTGCCGGAGAGCATGCAATTCTTCTCGATCTCGGGCCGCGCCGGCTGGTACGGCAAGAAGGGCACCGACACCGAGCCGCTCCCGGCCAGCGTCGCGAACGGCGTCTATCCGACCAAGGTCGAGTTCAATTCCGAGCCGATCCGCCTGACCTTCGATGCGTCGAAGGCGATGTGGGGCGAGAAGCAGAGCCACCTGATCGACGTCTGGGTGGCCTATCGCTACTGGCAGAACAAGTTCGGCCTCGACCACAACAACGCGGTCGGCTGTTCCGTCGCCGGTGTCGGCGGCACCCGCGTCGCCACGGGCGCCTGCACCGAATCGTCGCTCTACTCGGGCGTGACCGTGAAGTTCTGACATCGATCGAGCCACGCGAGCAGGCGCCGCGCCTCCGGTCGCGGCGCCTGCTTCAGTTGTCCCAGACGCCGTCATGTAGTGCCGCGGCTTCCTCCTCCAGCAGGGGGCCGACGATTTCGGTCGCGCGCTGGCCGCTCGCGAACACGTCGCGGCAGGGCAGGTCGAGCGTCGGATTCTCCGGATGATTGCCGGTGATGCCGCGCAGCCGCCGCTCACCGAGGCCGTAGACCACGCGTCCGATGCCGGCCCAATAGATGGCGCCCGCGCACATCGCGCACGGCTCTGCCGACGAATACAGCGTGGCCGCCGCCCTGATCTCGGGCGCTATCGAAATGCAGGCCTGGGTCGCAACCAGCCGCTCGGCATGGGCCGTGGCGTCATGAGCTGGCATGTAGCCGTTCTCGGCCTCGATCAGAACGCGGCCGTCGGCAGCGATCAGCACCGCTCCGAATGGATGATTGCCGTTGGATGTCGCGCGGCGGGCGATGGCGAAGCTGTGCCGCAGGAAATGTGTGTCCCGGTCTTGGGCGCCGGCTTGCCTCCGTCCGTCTCTCGCCTGATCTCTCGGCGCCATCATCACTCTGCTCCGTTGCGGATCGGGCGATCCTGCTCCGGCGCGACGACGCGCGCAAGCGCGCCAAGGGAACCGATGCGCCGCAGCTCGCGTTGCCCGGCGCACGAGCGCAAAGAGAGAATAGGCAGGCGACATGGCGGCAAACGCGGATTCCAAGGTTGCCGTCTATGCCGCGCTTGCCGGCAATCTGCTCGTGGCCTGCACCAAGACCGCCGCGGCGGTGTGGACCGGCAGCTCGGCCATGACGAGCGAGGCGATCCACTCCGCCGTCGACACCTCGAACGAACTGCTGCTGCTCTACGGCTTTCATCGCGCAAGCCGTCCGCCCGACCAGCGGCATCCGCTCGGCCATGGCCGTGAGCTCTATTTCTGGAGCTTCATCGTTGCGCTGCTGCTGTTCGCGCTTGGCGCCGGCGTCTCGCTGTACGAAGGCGTGGCGCACCTGATGCATCCGCTGCCGATCGAAGACCCGACGGTGAACTACATCGTGCTCGGGCTCTCCTTCGTGTTCGAGGCAGGCTCCTGGTGGGTGGCGGTGCGGCGGTTTCGCGCGGCTGCGCCGGGTCTCTCCTATCTCGAGGCGTTCAGGCGCAGCAAGGACCCGCCAGCCTTCATGGTCGTGTTCGAGGACAGCGCGGCACTGATCGGCATCGTGATTGCTGCTGCCGCGATGGCTGCGGCCGTCGCCTTCGATGAGCCGGCATGGGACGGCATCGGATCGATCCTGATCGGTGTGCTGCTTGCGGCGACCTCGATGGTGCTCGCGCGGGAGAGCAAGAGTCTCCTGATCGGCGAGCCGGCGGATCCGGAGCTGGCGCGTTCGATCCTCGACATCGCGCGCAAGAGGAAGGGCGTCAAGTCAGCCAATGGCCTGCTCACGGTGCAGCTGTCACCGCAGCATGTCGTTGTCGCGCTGAGCATCGAATTTGCGGACGATCAGCGCGCCGATGATATCGAGCGCGCCGTCGTTGCGATCGAGAGCGAGCTGAGGGCGCGGCATCCGATCGTCGCGGCGCTGTTCGTCAAGCCGCAGACCGGTGCGCGCTATCAGGAAATGCGCGAGAGCGTGCTCCAAAATGGCTCGACTCCGGCGTGAGATCCGCAGCTCAGCGATAGACGACGTCGCTTCGGGCAGACGAATGGCCGAGGCATGAGATGCCGGGTCGAACCGGAGCGGCGCGCCTCGTTCCTAAGGCTGCGTGCTCGCGGCCAACGGCGCACTCAGCAGCACGATCACCAGCAGTGCGGCCAACATCCAGAATGCGGCCGGCAGGCTGGTGGCTGCGGCGATGAAGCCGATGCCTGCGGGGCCCAGCAGCACGCCTGAGTAGCCTGCGGTGGTGACGGCCGCGACGGCCAGCCCGACCGGCATGGCGGTCTGCGCCCCGGCTCGGCGGAACAGCACCGGGACCAGGTTCGACGCGCCGAGGCCGATCAGCGCAAAGCCCGCCATGGCAGCAGCAACCCACGGAGCCGTGAGCAGCAGGACGAAGCCCGCGATGGCGATGGCGCCGCCCCCGAGCAACGTTGCGCGATCACCGATCCGTGCAACCACCGCGTCACCGACGAGGCGCCCTGCGGTCATTGCGATCGAGAACATGATGTAGCCCAGTCCGGCCTGCGCCGCCGGCAGGCGGCCGGAACCGACGAGCAGCAGCGCGCTCCAGTCGAGCATCGCGCCCTCGACCAGGAACATGATTGCGGCGAGTGCCGCCAGCAGCAGCACCGCGCCGTGCGGAAGCACGAGCAGAGGCCCCGATTGCGCGGGTTTGCTCGCCATCAGTCGCGGGGCAGCCACGATCATCGCGGCCAGGGCGAGGGCGCAGCAGGCGAGCGTGCCGAGCAGCGGCGCGACGTCGAATGCGAGCAGCGCCGTCATGACGCCGGAGCCCGCGAAGCCGCCGATGCTGAACTGGGCATGGAAACCCGACATCAGCGGACGCTCGCTCAGCCGCTCGACGTCGATCGCCTGGATGTTCACCGCGACGTCGAGCGAGCCCAGCGCCGCACCGAAGGCGAACAATGCGAGTGCGAGTGTCGCTGGCGTTGCTGCGATCGCCAGCAGCGGCAGGAACAGCGCGAGAGCGATGCCGCTGACGATGACGACCGGCTTGCTGCCATAATGGGCGCTCAGCAGTCCGGCGGCCAGCATCGATGCGACCGAGCCAACGCCGAGCGAGAGCAGGAGCAGCCCGAGCGTCGCATCATCGACGCCGAGCCGCTGTTTGGCAAACGGCACCAGCGGTGCCCAGCAGGCGATGCCGAAGCCGGCGACGAAGAAGGCCAGGCGGGTCGCGAGCCGCGCCCCGCTGTGATCAGAACTCATTTGGAAGATTCCTGACTTTCTGAAGGGCGCTGTCACCCCGGCGGGGCGGCCGTCATGATGGCGGCTCCCGCCCGTTTGAGCAGGGCGAGCCGGGCCGCCGGCGCATCATGCTCGACGGTGAGCTGGCTGATGGTCTTGGCGCCGGCGATACGGTGGGGGGCTCGGGTCTCGAGCTTCTCGTTGGTGACCATTGCGACGCTGACGCGGCTCAGCGACAGCAGGGTCCGCTTGAATGCTGCGTCAGCCGGATCAACCGCGCTGATGCCGCCTTGCGCCGATACAGCGCAGACGCCGATGAAGCAGCGGTCGATGTTCAAGCGCTGCACCTGCATGAGGGCGTCGGCGTCGACACAGCCGCCGACTGCGGGGTGAACGGAGCCGCCGATCATGATCAGCTGCAGGTCCTGCCGGTGCAGCACGGTTGCGGCAATGTCGATGGCGTTGGTTGCGACGGTGAGATCGAAATCATCGGGCAGGACCTCAGCGAGGGCGAGATTGGTGCTGCCACTATCGAGGAAGAGAAATTCGCCACGCGCGATGCCGCGGGCGGCCGTCCGGGCGAGCGCCAGCTTGCGGTCGCGATCTTGCCCGATCCGCGCCGCCATCGGTGTCATGCCGCCGGCGATCGGCAATGCGCCGCCATACACCCGGCGGCAGCGTCCTTCGGCGGCAAGCGCACGAAGATCGCGCCGGATGGCATCCTCGGAGACGCCGAATTCGTGGGCCAGGGCGGCCGCGACGACCGCGTGCCCCGCCGAGAGGCGGCCGGCGATCTGGTCGCGGCGCGCCAGTGGAAGGTCTGACATGCCCTCTTCATATCAGGCATAAACAAGAATAACAACGTGCATAATCGTGCATTGCGCAATTTGTTGTTTGCGCGGCCCGCGCGGCATGGCATTGCCAGATGTCGAAGTGATCGGGAGCAAGGTGTGACCGCCGTCTATTCGTCAGCAACGCCGGCCCTTGTCGCCGTCGACTGGGGGACATCCAGCTTCCGCGCCTGGCTGATGGCCGGAGATGGGACGGAGCTGGCCGAGAGCCGCGGTAGCGAGGGCATGCTGCATTGCGCGACATCAGGCTTCGCGCCGGTGCTGCGCGACCATCTGGCGAAGCTCGGCGCGCCGGCCGATGTTCCGGTGCTGATCTGCGGCATGGCCGGCGCGCGGCAAGGCTGGGTCGAGGCGCCTTATCTGCACACGCCCACCCGGCTGGAGGCGCTGCATGCCGGCGCGATTGGCGTCGACACGGAGGGCGACGTCAGGATTCTGCCGGGATTGGCGCAGGCGCGGGCGGATCAGCCGGACGTGATGCGCGGCGAGGAAACCCAGCTGCTCGGCGTCACCGAGCCGGACTTCACCGGGATCGTCTGCATTCCGGGCACCCACAGCAAATGGATCCGGATCGATGCCGGCGCTGTGATCGACTTTGCCACCTACATGACCGGCGAGCTGTTCGCGGTCGTCTCTCAACATAGCATTTTGATGCACGCCGTCGAACCGGAGGCCTCGGCCGTCGAGCACGACGCGGCGTTCCGCGAGAGCTTCGCAGCGTCGCTTGCCGCGCCGACGGCACTGACCAATGCGCTGTTCCGGCTGCGCGCAGCCCAGCTCCTCGGTTTTGAGCAGCGGTCCGATGGGGCTGCGAGGCTCTCCGGGCTTCTGATCGGCAGTGAGATCGCCGACGCTCGGGCGCGGTTTGGCGCCGAGCTTCCACTCCGGTTGATCGGAGCGGGCCGGCTCGGCCGGCTCTATCGCGCGGCGCTGGCCGCTGCTGGTTTCGACGTGAACGAATGTGATGCCGAACAGGCGTCCCGGCGCGGCCTGGTCAAGGCCGCGCGGCAGATCTGGGGAGCGCGTTTCCGACCATGACAAAGTCCGTTGCCTGGCCGCATGTCAAGCGGTCGCTGGTCGCGAT
This region of Bradyrhizobium sp. SZCCHNS1050 genomic DNA includes:
- a CDS encoding ABC transporter ATP-binding protein, producing MPDPAPADPNPTPPLLQTIGLTKRYGDFVANDKIDIEIRPREIHALLGENGAGKSTLVKTIYGLVQPSAGELRWQGVPITLSGPAEARSLGIGMVFQHFSLFDNLTVAENVALGLDGKEPFKAMSARLADVARDYGLPLDPKREVWQLSVGERQRIEIVRALMQNPKFLILDEPTAVLTPQEADQLFVVLERLKAEGRAILYISHKLEEVKRLCDTATILRGGRKVATCNPKLETAASLARMMVGTEIKDVKPPAERRTTVPRLVVNDLTLAPSELHGVGLKNISFELKGGEILGIAGVAGNGQDELFAALSGERLVKEPGAIIIDGLACGNLSITERRKMGAAFVPEERLGHGTAPRMRLSENALLTGHAAGDMVRHGFINAAATLRTVDLTTETFDVRKAKRDPEAASLSGGNLQKFVVGREILRTPAVLVVNQPTWGVDAGAAAIIRQALIDLASAGAAVLVTSQDLDELIEIADRIAVMFHGHLSEALPRAEATRERLGLLMGGASLEKEAAHAARA
- a CDS encoding nucleoside deaminase; the encoded protein is MMAPRDQARDGRRQAGAQDRDTHFLRHSFAIARRATSNGNHPFGAVLIAADGRVLIEAENGYMPAHDATAHAERLVATQACISIAPEIRAAATLYSSAEPCAMCAGAIYWAGIGRVVYGLGERRLRGITGNHPENPTLDLPCRDVFASGQRATEIVGPLLEEEAAALHDGVWDN
- a CDS encoding cation diffusion facilitator family transporter, which produces MAANADSKVAVYAALAGNLLVACTKTAAAVWTGSSAMTSEAIHSAVDTSNELLLLYGFHRASRPPDQRHPLGHGRELYFWSFIVALLLFALGAGVSLYEGVAHLMHPLPIEDPTVNYIVLGLSFVFEAGSWWVAVRRFRAAAPGLSYLEAFRRSKDPPAFMVVFEDSAALIGIVIAAAAMAAAVAFDEPAWDGIGSILIGVLLAATSMVLARESKSLLIGEPADPELARSILDIARKRKGVKSANGLLTVQLSPQHVVVALSIEFADDQRADDIERAVVAIESELRARHPIVAALFVKPQTGARYQEMRESVLQNGSTPA
- a CDS encoding MFS transporter, encoding MSSDHSGARLATRLAFFVAGFGIACWAPLVPFAKQRLGVDDATLGLLLLSLGVGSVASMLAAGLLSAHYGSKPVVIVSGIALALFLPLLAIAATPATLALALFAFGAALGSLDVAVNIQAIDVERLSERPLMSGFHAQFSIGGFAGSGVMTALLAFDVAPLLGTLACCALALAAMIVAAPRLMASKPAQSGPLLVLPHGAVLLLAALAAIMFLVEGAMLDWSALLLVGSGRLPAAQAGLGYIMFSIAMTAGRLVGDAVVARIGDRATLLGGGAIAIAGFVLLLTAPWVAAAMAGFALIGLGASNLVPVLFRRAGAQTAMPVGLAVAAVTTAGYSGVLLGPAGIGFIAAATSLPAAFWMLAALLVIVLLSAPLAASTQP
- a CDS encoding DeoR/GlpR family DNA-binding transcription regulator, whose protein sequence is MSDLPLARRDQIAGRLSAGHAVVAAALAHEFGVSEDAIRRDLRALAAEGRCRRVYGGALPIAGGMTPMAARIGQDRDRKLALARTAARGIARGEFLFLDSGSTNLALAEVLPDDFDLTVATNAIDIAATVLHRQDLQLIMIGGSVHPAVGGCVDADALMQVQRLNIDRCFIGVCAVSAQGGISAVDPADAAFKRTLLSLSRVSVAMVTNEKLETRAPHRIAGAKTISQLTVEHDAPAARLALLKRAGAAIMTAAPPG
- a CDS encoding 2-dehydro-3-deoxygalactonokinase, with the translated sequence MTAVYSSATPALVAVDWGTSSFRAWLMAGDGTELAESRGSEGMLHCATSGFAPVLRDHLAKLGAPADVPVLICGMAGARQGWVEAPYLHTPTRLEALHAGAIGVDTEGDVRILPGLAQARADQPDVMRGEETQLLGVTEPDFTGIVCIPGTHSKWIRIDAGAVIDFATYMTGELFAVVSQHSILMHAVEPEASAVEHDAAFRESFAASLAAPTALTNALFRLRAAQLLGFEQRSDGAARLSGLLIGSEIADARARFGAELPLRLIGAGRLGRLYRAALAAAGFDVNECDAEQASRRGLVKAARQIWGARFRP